One Oncorhynchus clarkii lewisi isolate Uvic-CL-2024 chromosome 32, UVic_Ocla_1.0, whole genome shotgun sequence DNA window includes the following coding sequences:
- the LOC139391679 gene encoding zinc finger protein 384-like isoform X1 produces the protein MEDSHFNSSYFWSPVPTVQGQIENAMFLNKMKEQLSPDNKGSPSFPHSSHYPTAMLTMDAGGRVVPKQEGGGVQLNAIGGHLHQPHTSQNITVVPVQSAGIMTAAGLVITTPQGTLVSQPTSTQSFVSGPPATTMIVSSLHPTNTESSQHSSLYFYSHSKKEDLVIPPAVIPTPGKRGRKKKSMMSRAGATLPPGSDALILAHLAAGGQHHTADHYDLSNDEDEHGNKDGTKSYRCRMCAVTFFSKSDMQIHAKSHTEAKPHKCPHCSKSFANSSYLSQHIRIHSGAKPYTCSYCQKTFRQLSHLQQHTRNHTEGKPHKCPHCSKSFSNSSYLAQHIRIHSGSKPYTCSFCQKTFRQLSHLQQHHRIHTGDRPYKCIHPGCEKAFTQLSNLQSHRRQHNKDKPYKCHNCNRGYTDAASLEVHLTTHTVKHAKLYSCGLCNRAYTSETYLMKHMRKHNPDPLTVAAAIAAQQAQGHTPGGGGRGRGRGRGGGGANAVGGPGGAGQNPGQNQSQNPNNPQQGSYPQTEGVPCSFDLHQYKTVSAGEIQYKPVSVADLSAHKDLCLTVSTSAIQVEHMNS, from the exons ATGGAAGATTCCCATTTCAACTCATCATACTTTTGGTCTCCCGTTCCTACAGTACAAGGACAG ATTGAAAACGCCATGTTCCTGAACAAGATGAAGGAGCAGTTGAGTCCAGACAATAAGGGTTCTCCATCGTTCCCTCACTCCTCGCACTATCCCACCGCCATGCTCACCATGGACGCTGGAGGCCGGGTGGTGCCCAAACAGGAAGGTGGAGGCGTCCAATTGAACGCCATAGGTGGGCACCTGCACCAGCCGCACACCTCACAGAATATCACGGTGGTGCCCGTCCAGTCCGCGGGCATCATGACGGCAG cGGGGCTAGTGATAACCACTCCCCAAGGCACCCTGGTCTCTCAACCCACCTCCACACAATCTTTTGTGTCCGGACcccctgccaccaccatgatagTGTCCTCACTGCACCCCACAAACACAG AGAGCAGCCAgcactcctctctctacttctacAGCCACA gCAAGAAAGAGGATTTGGTCATCCCTCCTGCTGTCATTCCAACGCCCGGGAAGCGGGGCAGGAAGAAGAAGTCAATGATGTCGAGGGCGGGCGCCACCCTCCCCCCAGGAAGTGATGCGTTGATTCTGGCACACCTGGCTGCTGGGGGACAG CACCACACTGCCGACCATTATGACTTATCAAATGATGAGGATGAGCATGGGAACAAAGATGGGACCAAATCATACAG GTGCCGGATGTGTGCGGTGACGTTCTTCAGTAAGTCGGACATGCAGATCCACGCCAAGTCTCACACGGAGGCCAAGCCGCACAAGTGCCCCCACTGCTCCAAGTCGTTCGCCAACTCCAGCTACCTGTCCCAGCACATCCGCATCCACAGCGGGGCCAAGCCCTACACCTGCTCCTACTGCCAGAAAACATTCAGGCAGCTCAGTCACTTACAGCAGCACACACG AAACCACACTGAGGGCAAACCGCACAAGTGTCCCCACTGCTCCAAATCGTTCTCCAACTCCAGCTACCTTGCCCAGCACATCCGCATCCACAGCGGGTCCAAGCCCTACACCTGCTCCTTCTGCCAGAAAACATTCAGGCAGCTCAGTCACTTACAGCAGCACCACAG GATCCACACGGGGGATCGACCTTACAAGTGTATCCATCCTGGCTGTGAGAAAGCATTCACTCAGCTGTCCAACTTACAG TCTCACCGCCGGCAGCACAACAAAGACAAGCCGTATAAGTGCCACAACTGTAACCGCGGTTACACAGATGCGGCCAGTCTGGAGGTGCACCTGACCACTCACACGGTCAAACACGCCAAGCTTTACTCCTGTGGCCTGTGCAACCGCGCCTACACCTCG GAGACCTACCTGATGAAACACATGCGGAAGCACAACCCTGACCCCCTCACGGTGGCGGCAGCCATCGCCGCCCAGCAGGCTCAGGGCCACACCCCCggaggagggggcagggggaggggccgtgggagaggaggaggcgggGCAAATGCAGTGGGTGGTCCTGGAGGGGCGGGCCAGAACCCGGGGCAGAACCAGTCCCAGAACCCCAACAACCCACAGCAGGGCAGCTACCCACAGACGGAGGGCGTGCCATGCTCCTTTGACCTGCACCAGTACAAGACGGTGTCGGCCGGCGAGATCCAGTACAAGCCAGTCAGCGTGGCTGATCTATCGGCCCATAAGGACCTCTGCTTGACCGTGTCCACCTCAGCCATCCAGGTGGAGCACATGAACTCATAG
- the LOC139391679 gene encoding zinc finger protein 384-like isoform X4 yields MEDSHFNSSYFWSPVPTVQGQIENAMFLNKMKEQLSPDNKGSPSFPHSSHYPTAMLTMDAGGRVVPKQEGGGVQLNAIGGHLHQPHTSQNITVVPVQSAGIMTAAGLVITTPQGTLVSQPTSTQSFVSGPPATTMIVSSLHPTNTESSQHSSLYFYSHSKKEDLVIPPAVIPTPGKRGRKKKSMMSRAGATLPPGSDALILAHLAAGGQHHTADHYDLSNDEDEHGNKDGTKSYRCRMCAVTFFSKSDMQIHAKSHTEAKPHKCPHCSKSFANSSYLSQHIRIHSGAKPYTCSYCQKTFRQLSHLQQHTRIHTGDRPYKCIHPGCEKAFTQLSNLQSHRRQHNKDKPYKCHNCNRGYTDAASLEVHLTTHTVKHAKLYSCGLCNRAYTSETYLMKHMRKHNPDPLTVAAAIAAQQAQGHTPGGGGRGRGRGRGGGGANAVGGPGGAGQNPGQNQSQNPNNPQQGSYPQTEGVPCSFDLHQYKTVSAGEIQYKPVSVADLSAHKDLCLTVSTSAIQVEHMNS; encoded by the exons ATGGAAGATTCCCATTTCAACTCATCATACTTTTGGTCTCCCGTTCCTACAGTACAAGGACAG ATTGAAAACGCCATGTTCCTGAACAAGATGAAGGAGCAGTTGAGTCCAGACAATAAGGGTTCTCCATCGTTCCCTCACTCCTCGCACTATCCCACCGCCATGCTCACCATGGACGCTGGAGGCCGGGTGGTGCCCAAACAGGAAGGTGGAGGCGTCCAATTGAACGCCATAGGTGGGCACCTGCACCAGCCGCACACCTCACAGAATATCACGGTGGTGCCCGTCCAGTCCGCGGGCATCATGACGGCAG cGGGGCTAGTGATAACCACTCCCCAAGGCACCCTGGTCTCTCAACCCACCTCCACACAATCTTTTGTGTCCGGACcccctgccaccaccatgatagTGTCCTCACTGCACCCCACAAACACAG AGAGCAGCCAgcactcctctctctacttctacAGCCACA gCAAGAAAGAGGATTTGGTCATCCCTCCTGCTGTCATTCCAACGCCCGGGAAGCGGGGCAGGAAGAAGAAGTCAATGATGTCGAGGGCGGGCGCCACCCTCCCCCCAGGAAGTGATGCGTTGATTCTGGCACACCTGGCTGCTGGGGGACAG CACCACACTGCCGACCATTATGACTTATCAAATGATGAGGATGAGCATGGGAACAAAGATGGGACCAAATCATACAG GTGCCGGATGTGTGCGGTGACGTTCTTCAGTAAGTCGGACATGCAGATCCACGCCAAGTCTCACACGGAGGCCAAGCCGCACAAGTGCCCCCACTGCTCCAAGTCGTTCGCCAACTCCAGCTACCTGTCCCAGCACATCCGCATCCACAGCGGGGCCAAGCCCTACACCTGCTCCTACTGCCAGAAAACATTCAGGCAGCTCAGTCACTTACAGCAGCACACACG GATCCACACGGGGGATCGACCTTACAAGTGTATCCATCCTGGCTGTGAGAAAGCATTCACTCAGCTGTCCAACTTACAG TCTCACCGCCGGCAGCACAACAAAGACAAGCCGTATAAGTGCCACAACTGTAACCGCGGTTACACAGATGCGGCCAGTCTGGAGGTGCACCTGACCACTCACACGGTCAAACACGCCAAGCTTTACTCCTGTGGCCTGTGCAACCGCGCCTACACCTCG GAGACCTACCTGATGAAACACATGCGGAAGCACAACCCTGACCCCCTCACGGTGGCGGCAGCCATCGCCGCCCAGCAGGCTCAGGGCCACACCCCCggaggagggggcagggggaggggccgtgggagaggaggaggcgggGCAAATGCAGTGGGTGGTCCTGGAGGGGCGGGCCAGAACCCGGGGCAGAACCAGTCCCAGAACCCCAACAACCCACAGCAGGGCAGCTACCCACAGACGGAGGGCGTGCCATGCTCCTTTGACCTGCACCAGTACAAGACGGTGTCGGCCGGCGAGATCCAGTACAAGCCAGTCAGCGTGGCTGATCTATCGGCCCATAAGGACCTCTGCTTGACCGTGTCCACCTCAGCCATCCAGGTGGAGCACATGAACTCATAG
- the LOC139391679 gene encoding zinc finger protein 384-like isoform X2, with protein MEDSHFNSSYFWSPVPTVQGQIENAMFLNKMKEQLSPDNKGSPSFPHSSHYPTAMLTMDAGGRVVPKQEGGGVQLNAIGGHLHQPHTSQNITVVPVQSAGIMTAAGLVITTPQGTLVSQPTSTQSFVSGPPATTMIVSSLHPTNTESSQHSSLYFYSHSKKEDLVIPPAVIPTPGKRGRKKKSMMSRAGATLPPGSDALILAHLAAGGQHHTADHYDLSNDEDEHGNKDGTKSYRCRMCAVTFFSKSDMQIHAKSHTEAKPHKCPHCSKSFANSSYLSQHIRIHSGAKPYTCSYCQKTFRQLSHLQQHTRNHTEGKPHKCPHCSKSFSNSSYLAQHIRIHSGSKPYTCSFCQKTFRQLSHLQQHHRIHTGDRPYKCIHPGCEKAFTQLSNLQHNKDKPYKCHNCNRGYTDAASLEVHLTTHTVKHAKLYSCGLCNRAYTSETYLMKHMRKHNPDPLTVAAAIAAQQAQGHTPGGGGRGRGRGRGGGGANAVGGPGGAGQNPGQNQSQNPNNPQQGSYPQTEGVPCSFDLHQYKTVSAGEIQYKPVSVADLSAHKDLCLTVSTSAIQVEHMNS; from the exons ATGGAAGATTCCCATTTCAACTCATCATACTTTTGGTCTCCCGTTCCTACAGTACAAGGACAG ATTGAAAACGCCATGTTCCTGAACAAGATGAAGGAGCAGTTGAGTCCAGACAATAAGGGTTCTCCATCGTTCCCTCACTCCTCGCACTATCCCACCGCCATGCTCACCATGGACGCTGGAGGCCGGGTGGTGCCCAAACAGGAAGGTGGAGGCGTCCAATTGAACGCCATAGGTGGGCACCTGCACCAGCCGCACACCTCACAGAATATCACGGTGGTGCCCGTCCAGTCCGCGGGCATCATGACGGCAG cGGGGCTAGTGATAACCACTCCCCAAGGCACCCTGGTCTCTCAACCCACCTCCACACAATCTTTTGTGTCCGGACcccctgccaccaccatgatagTGTCCTCACTGCACCCCACAAACACAG AGAGCAGCCAgcactcctctctctacttctacAGCCACA gCAAGAAAGAGGATTTGGTCATCCCTCCTGCTGTCATTCCAACGCCCGGGAAGCGGGGCAGGAAGAAGAAGTCAATGATGTCGAGGGCGGGCGCCACCCTCCCCCCAGGAAGTGATGCGTTGATTCTGGCACACCTGGCTGCTGGGGGACAG CACCACACTGCCGACCATTATGACTTATCAAATGATGAGGATGAGCATGGGAACAAAGATGGGACCAAATCATACAG GTGCCGGATGTGTGCGGTGACGTTCTTCAGTAAGTCGGACATGCAGATCCACGCCAAGTCTCACACGGAGGCCAAGCCGCACAAGTGCCCCCACTGCTCCAAGTCGTTCGCCAACTCCAGCTACCTGTCCCAGCACATCCGCATCCACAGCGGGGCCAAGCCCTACACCTGCTCCTACTGCCAGAAAACATTCAGGCAGCTCAGTCACTTACAGCAGCACACACG AAACCACACTGAGGGCAAACCGCACAAGTGTCCCCACTGCTCCAAATCGTTCTCCAACTCCAGCTACCTTGCCCAGCACATCCGCATCCACAGCGGGTCCAAGCCCTACACCTGCTCCTTCTGCCAGAAAACATTCAGGCAGCTCAGTCACTTACAGCAGCACCACAG GATCCACACGGGGGATCGACCTTACAAGTGTATCCATCCTGGCTGTGAGAAAGCATTCACTCAGCTGTCCAACTTACAG CACAACAAAGACAAGCCGTATAAGTGCCACAACTGTAACCGCGGTTACACAGATGCGGCCAGTCTGGAGGTGCACCTGACCACTCACACGGTCAAACACGCCAAGCTTTACTCCTGTGGCCTGTGCAACCGCGCCTACACCTCG GAGACCTACCTGATGAAACACATGCGGAAGCACAACCCTGACCCCCTCACGGTGGCGGCAGCCATCGCCGCCCAGCAGGCTCAGGGCCACACCCCCggaggagggggcagggggaggggccgtgggagaggaggaggcgggGCAAATGCAGTGGGTGGTCCTGGAGGGGCGGGCCAGAACCCGGGGCAGAACCAGTCCCAGAACCCCAACAACCCACAGCAGGGCAGCTACCCACAGACGGAGGGCGTGCCATGCTCCTTTGACCTGCACCAGTACAAGACGGTGTCGGCCGGCGAGATCCAGTACAAGCCAGTCAGCGTGGCTGATCTATCGGCCCATAAGGACCTCTGCTTGACCGTGTCCACCTCAGCCATCCAGGTGGAGCACATGAACTCATAG
- the LOC139391679 gene encoding zinc finger protein 384-like isoform X3, giving the protein MEDSHFNSSYFWSPVPTVQGQIENAMFLNKMKEQLSPDNKGSPSFPHSSHYPTAMLTMDAGGRVVPKQEGGGVQLNAIAGLVITTPQGTLVSQPTSTQSFVSGPPATTMIVSSLHPTNTESSQHSSLYFYSHSKKEDLVIPPAVIPTPGKRGRKKKSMMSRAGATLPPGSDALILAHLAAGGQHHTADHYDLSNDEDEHGNKDGTKSYRCRMCAVTFFSKSDMQIHAKSHTEAKPHKCPHCSKSFANSSYLSQHIRIHSGAKPYTCSYCQKTFRQLSHLQQHTRNHTEGKPHKCPHCSKSFSNSSYLAQHIRIHSGSKPYTCSFCQKTFRQLSHLQQHHRIHTGDRPYKCIHPGCEKAFTQLSNLQSHRRQHNKDKPYKCHNCNRGYTDAASLEVHLTTHTVKHAKLYSCGLCNRAYTSETYLMKHMRKHNPDPLTVAAAIAAQQAQGHTPGGGGRGRGRGRGGGGANAVGGPGGAGQNPGQNQSQNPNNPQQGSYPQTEGVPCSFDLHQYKTVSAGEIQYKPVSVADLSAHKDLCLTVSTSAIQVEHMNS; this is encoded by the exons ATGGAAGATTCCCATTTCAACTCATCATACTTTTGGTCTCCCGTTCCTACAGTACAAGGACAG ATTGAAAACGCCATGTTCCTGAACAAGATGAAGGAGCAGTTGAGTCCAGACAATAAGGGTTCTCCATCGTTCCCTCACTCCTCGCACTATCCCACCGCCATGCTCACCATGGACGCTGGAGGCCGGGTGGTGCCCAAACAGGAAGGTGGAGGCGTCCAATTGAACGCCATAG cGGGGCTAGTGATAACCACTCCCCAAGGCACCCTGGTCTCTCAACCCACCTCCACACAATCTTTTGTGTCCGGACcccctgccaccaccatgatagTGTCCTCACTGCACCCCACAAACACAG AGAGCAGCCAgcactcctctctctacttctacAGCCACA gCAAGAAAGAGGATTTGGTCATCCCTCCTGCTGTCATTCCAACGCCCGGGAAGCGGGGCAGGAAGAAGAAGTCAATGATGTCGAGGGCGGGCGCCACCCTCCCCCCAGGAAGTGATGCGTTGATTCTGGCACACCTGGCTGCTGGGGGACAG CACCACACTGCCGACCATTATGACTTATCAAATGATGAGGATGAGCATGGGAACAAAGATGGGACCAAATCATACAG GTGCCGGATGTGTGCGGTGACGTTCTTCAGTAAGTCGGACATGCAGATCCACGCCAAGTCTCACACGGAGGCCAAGCCGCACAAGTGCCCCCACTGCTCCAAGTCGTTCGCCAACTCCAGCTACCTGTCCCAGCACATCCGCATCCACAGCGGGGCCAAGCCCTACACCTGCTCCTACTGCCAGAAAACATTCAGGCAGCTCAGTCACTTACAGCAGCACACACG AAACCACACTGAGGGCAAACCGCACAAGTGTCCCCACTGCTCCAAATCGTTCTCCAACTCCAGCTACCTTGCCCAGCACATCCGCATCCACAGCGGGTCCAAGCCCTACACCTGCTCCTTCTGCCAGAAAACATTCAGGCAGCTCAGTCACTTACAGCAGCACCACAG GATCCACACGGGGGATCGACCTTACAAGTGTATCCATCCTGGCTGTGAGAAAGCATTCACTCAGCTGTCCAACTTACAG TCTCACCGCCGGCAGCACAACAAAGACAAGCCGTATAAGTGCCACAACTGTAACCGCGGTTACACAGATGCGGCCAGTCTGGAGGTGCACCTGACCACTCACACGGTCAAACACGCCAAGCTTTACTCCTGTGGCCTGTGCAACCGCGCCTACACCTCG GAGACCTACCTGATGAAACACATGCGGAAGCACAACCCTGACCCCCTCACGGTGGCGGCAGCCATCGCCGCCCAGCAGGCTCAGGGCCACACCCCCggaggagggggcagggggaggggccgtgggagaggaggaggcgggGCAAATGCAGTGGGTGGTCCTGGAGGGGCGGGCCAGAACCCGGGGCAGAACCAGTCCCAGAACCCCAACAACCCACAGCAGGGCAGCTACCCACAGACGGAGGGCGTGCCATGCTCCTTTGACCTGCACCAGTACAAGACGGTGTCGGCCGGCGAGATCCAGTACAAGCCAGTCAGCGTGGCTGATCTATCGGCCCATAAGGACCTCTGCTTGACCGTGTCCACCTCAGCCATCCAGGTGGAGCACATGAACTCATAG